In Streptomyces sp. NBC_00306, a single genomic region encodes these proteins:
- a CDS encoding AIM24 family protein — MSTPVVFDPMTLPSDDNVNAYTFCVELKGSQWFLQKGKMIAYYGRIDFNGIGHGRLDRLMRTSFHSPLHASDWVVAEGSGKMLLADRAFDVNSFDLDNGNLTIRSGNLLAYEPTLALKQSIVPGFLTLIGTGKFVAASNGPVVFMEPPLRVDPQALVGWADCPSPCHHYDHGYMTGVMGGLRAMTGIGGASGEEHQFEFIGAGTVLLQSTEMLMAETATGGVPHQAGVPGGHGGGTPGQPGATPRLPGQLGDLQRRFGL; from the coding sequence GTGAGCACCCCGGTGGTTTTCGACCCGATGACGCTGCCGAGCGACGACAACGTCAACGCGTACACGTTCTGCGTGGAGCTCAAGGGCAGCCAGTGGTTCCTGCAGAAGGGGAAGATGATCGCCTACTACGGGCGCATCGACTTCAACGGCATCGGTCACGGCCGGCTCGACCGGCTGATGCGGACCTCGTTCCACTCGCCGCTGCACGCGAGCGACTGGGTGGTGGCCGAGGGCAGCGGAAAGATGCTGCTCGCCGACCGCGCCTTCGACGTGAACTCCTTCGACCTGGACAACGGCAATCTGACGATCCGGTCCGGCAATCTGCTCGCCTACGAGCCGACGCTGGCACTGAAGCAGTCGATCGTGCCGGGCTTCCTGACGCTGATCGGAACCGGGAAGTTCGTCGCCGCGTCCAACGGACCCGTGGTCTTCATGGAGCCTCCGCTCCGGGTGGACCCGCAGGCGCTGGTGGGCTGGGCCGACTGCCCCTCCCCCTGCCACCACTACGACCACGGCTATATGACCGGCGTGATGGGAGGCCTGCGCGCGATGACCGGGATCGGCGGTGCCTCCGGTGAGGAGCACCAGTTCGAGTTCATCGGGGCGGGCACGGTGCTGCTCCAGTCGACCGAGATGCTGATGGCGGAGACGGCGACCGGTGGGGTGCCGCACCAGGCGGGGGTGCCGGGCGGCCACGGCGGAGGGACCCCAGGTCAACCGGGGGCCACCCCCCGTCTCCCCGGTCAGCTGGGGGATCTCCAGCGTCGCTTCGGCCTGTGA
- a CDS encoding ArsR/SmtB family transcription factor, whose amino-acid sequence MPSAMHFREADLLRIRFAVSPLWETHEAVRTLKRPDRHGYHLPWLARIRRDAARLDLSALWLLMPRRGHAPDFLGPPPIGPAASFGEEIAAVRAADPESARQDMAWSLACTPGAAESPAGRALLADPARAVHELADRLEEAWHVLVEPEWPRLRTLLEADVAFHSRRLADTGIEGLFADLHPRLRWADGTLTLEKSSDHVRHLDGQGLMLLPSVFCWPDVVTGFEPPWQPTVAYPARGIGALWTEPAASTPDALARLLGPKRASVLVALDEPAGTSALAHRLGLAPSSVSAHLSVLRDAGLLTSRRYGHQVLYERTPLGIALTATQPGA is encoded by the coding sequence ATGCCGTCCGCCATGCACTTCCGGGAGGCGGACCTCCTGCGCATCCGGTTCGCCGTGTCACCGCTCTGGGAGACGCACGAGGCCGTACGCACCCTCAAGCGCCCCGACCGGCACGGCTACCACCTGCCCTGGCTCGCCCGGATCCGGCGGGACGCCGCACGGCTCGATCTCTCCGCCCTGTGGCTGCTGATGCCCCGTCGCGGACACGCCCCCGACTTCCTCGGGCCGCCGCCCATCGGCCCCGCCGCGTCCTTCGGCGAGGAGATCGCCGCCGTACGGGCCGCGGATCCCGAGTCCGCCCGCCAGGACATGGCGTGGTCGCTGGCCTGCACCCCCGGCGCAGCCGAGTCGCCCGCGGGCCGGGCGCTGCTCGCCGATCCCGCCCGAGCGGTCCACGAGCTCGCCGACCGCCTGGAGGAGGCGTGGCACGTCCTGGTCGAGCCCGAATGGCCCCGGCTGCGCACGCTGCTGGAGGCCGATGTGGCCTTCCACTCGCGCCGGCTCGCCGACACCGGCATCGAGGGCCTGTTCGCCGATCTGCACCCCCGGCTGCGGTGGGCGGACGGCACGCTGACGCTGGAGAAGAGCTCGGACCATGTGCGCCATCTCGACGGCCAGGGACTGATGCTGCTGCCCAGCGTCTTCTGCTGGCCGGACGTCGTGACCGGCTTCGAACCGCCCTGGCAGCCGACCGTCGCCTACCCGGCACGCGGGATCGGCGCCCTGTGGACGGAGCCCGCGGCGAGCACACCGGACGCGCTGGCCCGGCTGCTCGGCCCCAAGCGGGCGTCCGTGCTCGTGGCCCTGGACGAGCCCGCCGGGACGAGTGCACTCGCGCACCGGCTGGGTCTCGCGCCCTCGTCCGTCTCCGCGCATCTGTCGGTGCTGCGGGACGCGGGCCTGCTGACCTCACGCCGCTACGGCCACCAGGTCCTCTACGAGCGGACCCCGCTCGGCATCGCCCTGACGGCCACGCAGCCCGGCGCCTGA
- the meaB gene encoding methylmalonyl Co-A mutase-associated GTPase MeaB, with the protein MVDVPQLVAQAREGRPRAVARLISLVEGASPQLREVMAALAPLAGGAYVVGLTGSPGVGKSTSTSALVTAYRRAGKRVGVLAVDPSSPFSGGALLGDRVRMSDHASDPGVYIRSMATRGHLGGLAWAAPQAIRVLDAAGCDVILVETVGVGQSEVEIASQADTSVVLLAPGMGDGIQAAKAGILEIGDVYVVNKADRDGADATARELNHMLGLGEARGPGDWRPPIVKTVAARGEGMDEVVEALEKHRAWMEEHGVLTERRARRAAGEVETIAVTRLRERIGDLHGDRRLGALAERIVAGELDPYTAADELVAGLTES; encoded by the coding sequence ATGGTGGACGTCCCCCAGCTCGTCGCCCAGGCGAGGGAGGGCCGGCCGAGGGCGGTGGCCCGGCTGATCTCGCTGGTGGAGGGGGCGTCCCCGCAGTTGCGCGAGGTGATGGCGGCGCTGGCACCGCTGGCCGGCGGTGCGTATGTCGTCGGCCTGACGGGCTCGCCCGGCGTCGGCAAGTCCACCTCCACCTCCGCGCTGGTGACCGCCTACCGGCGGGCGGGGAAGCGGGTCGGCGTGCTGGCGGTCGACCCCTCCTCGCCCTTCTCCGGCGGTGCGTTGCTCGGTGACCGGGTCCGGATGTCGGACCACGCCTCCGACCCCGGTGTCTACATCCGTTCGATGGCCACCCGCGGCCACCTCGGCGGGCTGGCCTGGGCGGCGCCGCAGGCGATCCGGGTGCTGGACGCCGCCGGCTGCGACGTGATCCTGGTGGAGACCGTCGGTGTGGGCCAGTCCGAGGTCGAGATCGCCTCGCAGGCCGACACCTCGGTGGTGCTGCTCGCGCCCGGGATGGGCGACGGCATCCAGGCGGCGAAGGCGGGCATCCTGGAGATCGGCGACGTCTACGTCGTCAACAAGGCGGACCGGGACGGCGCGGACGCGACGGCCCGCGAGCTCAACCACATGCTGGGACTCGGTGAGGCCCGGGGGCCGGGCGACTGGCGCCCGCCGATCGTGAAGACGGTCGCGGCCCGGGGCGAAGGCATGGACGAGGTCGTCGAGGCGCTGGAGAAGCACCGCGCCTGGATGGAGGAGCACGGGGTCCTGACCGAGCGCAGGGCCCGCCGTGCGGCGGGCGAGGTCGAGACGATCGCGGTCACCCGCCTGCGCGAGCGGATCGGTGATCTGCACGGTGACCGCCGGCTGGGGGCGCTGGCGGAGCGGATCGTGGCGGGTGAACTGGACCCGTACACGGCGGCGGACGAACTGGTCGCGGGTCTCACGGAGTCCTGA
- a CDS encoding AIM24 family protein, with translation MFRLQGSKVLAVDMTGDAVKAKNGSMVAYDGQMAFKKMSGGGEGIRGMVTRRLTGEQMVVMEVRGQGTCYFADRASEINLVNLHGDKLFVESSNLLCTDGGLRTGTSFTGLRGGATGNGLFTTTVEGTGQAAIMSDGPAVVLRVTPQYPLAVDPGAYIAHQGNLQQNFQSGVTFRTFLGEGGGEAFQIRFEGDGLVYVQPSERNTIGGDV, from the coding sequence ATGTTCCGGCTCCAAGGGAGCAAAGTGCTCGCGGTCGACATGACCGGCGACGCCGTCAAAGCGAAGAACGGCTCGATGGTCGCCTACGACGGCCAGATGGCGTTCAAGAAGATGTCCGGCGGCGGTGAGGGCATACGCGGGATGGTCACCCGCCGCCTCACCGGCGAACAGATGGTCGTGATGGAGGTGAGGGGCCAGGGCACCTGCTACTTCGCCGACCGCGCGTCCGAGATCAACCTCGTGAACCTGCACGGCGACAAGCTCTTCGTCGAGTCGAGCAATCTGCTCTGCACGGACGGGGGCCTGCGCACCGGGACCAGCTTCACCGGTCTGCGCGGCGGGGCGACGGGCAACGGCCTGTTCACCACCACCGTCGAGGGCACCGGCCAGGCCGCGATCATGTCGGACGGCCCGGCGGTGGTCCTGCGGGTGACACCGCAGTACCCGCTCGCGGTCGACCCCGGCGCGTACATCGCCCACCAGGGCAACCTCCAGCAGAACTTCCAGTCGGGTGTGACCTTCCGCACCTTTCTCGGCGAGGGCGGCGGCGAGGCCTTCCAGATCCGCTTCGAGGGCGACGGACTCGTCTACGTCCAGCCCAGCGAGCGGAACACCATCGGGGGCGACGTCTGA
- a CDS encoding MTH1187 family thiamine-binding protein has protein sequence MIVAFSVTPLGVGEDVGEYVADAVRVVRASGLPHRTDAMFTSVEGEWDEVMDVVKRAVAAVEARAPRVSLVLKADIRPGVEDGLTSKVATVERHLSA, from the coding sequence ATGATCGTCGCGTTCTCCGTCACGCCGCTGGGCGTGGGTGAGGACGTCGGGGAGTACGTCGCCGACGCCGTGCGGGTGGTCCGCGCATCGGGCCTGCCCCACCGCACGGACGCCATGTTCACCTCGGTGGAAGGTGAGTGGGACGAGGTGATGGACGTGGTCAAGCGCGCCGTCGCCGCCGTCGAGGCCCGTGCGCCGCGCGTCTCCCTGGTCCTCAAGGCCGACATCCGGCCCGGCGTCGAGGACGGTCTCACCTCCAAGGTCGCGACGGTGGAACGGCATCTGTCCGCCTGA
- a CDS encoding AIM24 family protein codes for MPFREINSKMVEATVAPGQKMFSQRGAMLAYRGEVSFTPNMQGGQGGLMSMIGRRVANEATPLMTVEGNGTVMFGHGGHHIQVIQLTGDTLYVEADRLLAFDGTLQQGTMFMGSQGGVMGMVRGQVSGQGLFTTTLKGHGAVAVMAHGGVIELPIIPGRAVHVDPQAYVAHHGDVRNKLSTALGWRDMVGRGSGEAFQLELSGSGAVYVQASEEKL; via the coding sequence ATGCCGTTCCGTGAGATCAACTCCAAGATGGTCGAGGCGACTGTCGCCCCGGGCCAGAAGATGTTCAGCCAGCGCGGCGCGATGCTCGCGTACCGGGGCGAGGTCAGCTTCACGCCGAACATGCAGGGCGGCCAGGGCGGCCTGATGTCGATGATCGGCCGGCGCGTGGCCAACGAGGCGACGCCGCTGATGACGGTCGAGGGCAACGGCACCGTGATGTTCGGCCACGGCGGCCATCACATCCAGGTCATCCAGCTCACCGGCGACACTCTCTACGTCGAGGCCGACCGGCTGCTCGCGTTCGACGGCACCCTCCAGCAGGGCACGATGTTCATGGGCTCACAGGGCGGGGTCATGGGCATGGTCCGCGGCCAGGTGAGCGGTCAGGGTCTGTTCACCACGACGCTCAAGGGCCACGGCGCCGTCGCGGTGATGGCGCACGGCGGCGTGATCGAGCTGCCGATCATCCCCGGGCGGGCGGTCCATGTGGACCCGCAGGCGTATGTGGCTCACCACGGCGACGTACGCAACAAACTCTCCACCGCGCTGGGCTGGCGCGACATGGTGGGGCGCGGCTCGGGCGAGGCGTTCCAGCTGGAACTGAGCGGCAGTGGCGCGGTGTACGTCCAGGCGTCGGAGGAGAAGCTGTGA
- a CDS encoding MarR family winged helix-turn-helix transcriptional regulator, producing the protein METETATRWLTDDEQCAWRTHLDVSRLLMHQLEKDLQPFGLTNNDYEILVNLSESPDRRMRMSDLAAATLQSKSRLSHQITRMESAGLVRRENCESDRRGLYAVLTDQGTETMQKVAPHHVASVRKHFIDLLTPEALAELRASLSPVADHLRGRRGKA; encoded by the coding sequence ATGGAGACCGAGACGGCCACCCGCTGGCTGACCGATGACGAGCAGTGCGCCTGGCGCACGCACCTGGACGTCAGCCGACTGCTGATGCACCAGCTCGAGAAGGACCTCCAGCCGTTCGGCCTGACCAACAACGACTACGAGATCCTGGTCAACCTCTCCGAGTCACCGGACAGGCGTATGCGGATGAGCGATCTGGCGGCTGCCACGCTCCAGTCCAAGAGCCGCCTCTCCCACCAGATCACGCGTATGGAGAGCGCGGGCCTGGTCCGCCGGGAGAACTGCGAGTCCGACCGCCGCGGGCTGTACGCGGTGCTCACCGACCAGGGCACCGAGACCATGCAGAAGGTCGCGCCGCACCATGTCGCGTCCGTACGCAAGCACTTCATCGATCTACTGACACCGGAGGCGCTCGCGGAGCTGCGGGCGTCCCTCTCGCCGGTGGCCGACCACCTGCGCGGCCGGCGCGGCAAGGCGTAA
- a CDS encoding PepSY domain-containing protein encodes MKRKILISAVAVAALVGGGTYTAVAASADDAAPTSKVTVSEAVDAALQKAPGTVESAGTDDDAGVWEVDVQGKNGDDREVTVDASGKASAAQDDKGDDDRSDDSGSDDAAERKALSAAKVDAEQASTAALEFRPGTVTEVEFDDGHWEVDVRGKDGASHDVTVDATTGKASAAQDDNAKDTDDADSKNDKDDKDDKANSASDDGTSKDKADDGSDD; translated from the coding sequence ATGAAGCGCAAGATCCTGATTTCCGCAGTGGCCGTGGCGGCCCTGGTCGGCGGCGGCACCTACACCGCGGTCGCCGCGTCGGCCGACGACGCCGCGCCCACGTCGAAGGTCACCGTCTCCGAAGCGGTGGACGCGGCGTTGCAGAAGGCCCCGGGCACGGTGGAGTCGGCCGGCACGGACGACGACGCGGGCGTCTGGGAGGTCGACGTGCAGGGCAAGAACGGCGACGACCGCGAGGTGACGGTGGACGCGTCGGGCAAGGCGTCCGCGGCCCAGGACGACAAGGGCGACGACGACCGGTCCGACGACAGCGGGTCCGACGACGCGGCCGAGCGCAAGGCCCTGAGTGCGGCGAAGGTCGATGCCGAGCAGGCGAGCACGGCGGCGCTGGAGTTCCGCCCGGGCACGGTCACGGAGGTCGAGTTCGACGACGGTCACTGGGAGGTCGACGTCCGCGGCAAGGACGGGGCGTCGCACGACGTGACGGTGGACGCGACGACGGGCAAGGCGTCCGCGGCCCAGGACGACAACGCCAAGGACACCGACGACGCCGACTCCAAGAACGACAAGGACGACAAGGACGACAAGGCAAACAGCGCGTCGGACGACGGCACTTCGAAGGACAAGGCCGACGACGGCTCGGACGACTGA
- a CDS encoding DUF3817 domain-containing protein, with product MDIKTASSLHRLRLVSAPEAISFLLLLVCSVLKRTTEFNAVPVMGAIHGVLFILYVLFWLDAWNRTKWDLKTAALYFVLSVLPFGGFYAERKLRRAADDAVIASRARREDGVSA from the coding sequence GTGGACATCAAGACCGCCTCGTCACTCCACCGTCTCCGCCTGGTCTCCGCGCCGGAGGCCATCTCCTTCCTCCTGCTGCTCGTCTGCTCTGTTCTCAAGCGCACGACGGAGTTCAACGCGGTCCCGGTCATGGGCGCGATCCACGGTGTGCTCTTCATCCTCTACGTGCTCTTCTGGCTGGACGCCTGGAACCGCACCAAGTGGGACCTGAAGACGGCGGCCCTCTACTTCGTCCTCTCCGTATTGCCCTTCGGCGGCTTCTACGCCGAGCGCAAGCTGCGGCGCGCGGCCGACGACGCCGTCATCGCCTCTCGCGCCCGCCGCGAGGACGGGGTCAGCGCATGA
- a CDS encoding DUF4166 domain-containing protein: MSSIFRTVMGDDFGRLHPQLQRRFSVGLASGEACVGRGVMDRIWHGRGFVKPFLSLGGSRNILVPRTGRGVPFTIENFPYADSYGRETVTFVRTFALPGGPRRFDATMIAAPSGDRIVDYLGTHQHLASDLRLFAEPDGSLLIRSGEHRFREGPVDLRVPELIGGDAEVRESYDDATGRFRIRVRVTNRRFGPLFGYEGSFTAEYVDVRSHGVRAGLRPVREEIRA; this comes from the coding sequence ATGAGCTCGATCTTCCGCACCGTCATGGGCGACGACTTCGGCCGGCTCCACCCGCAGCTCCAGCGCCGCTTCTCCGTCGGACTCGCGTCCGGTGAAGCGTGCGTCGGACGGGGGGTGATGGACCGTATCTGGCACGGCCGCGGCTTCGTCAAACCGTTCCTGTCCCTGGGCGGCAGCCGCAACATCCTGGTGCCGCGCACGGGTCGCGGCGTCCCCTTCACCATCGAGAACTTCCCGTACGCCGACAGCTACGGCCGGGAGACCGTCACCTTCGTCCGGACCTTCGCCCTGCCCGGCGGACCGCGCCGCTTCGACGCGACGATGATCGCCGCCCCGTCGGGCGACCGCATCGTCGACTATCTCGGCACGCACCAGCATCTCGCCAGCGATCTGCGCCTCTTCGCCGAGCCCGACGGCTCACTGCTCATCCGCTCCGGCGAACACCGCTTCCGCGAGGGGCCGGTGGACCTGCGGGTTCCCGAACTGATCGGCGGCGACGCGGAAGTGCGCGAGTCCTACGACGACGCCACCGGCCGCTTCCGTATCCGGGTGCGGGTGACCAACCGCCGCTTCGGGCCGCTCTTCGGCTACGAGGGCTCGTTCACGGCCGAGTACGTCGACGTACGCTCGCACGGGGTGCGCGCCGGGCTGCGCCCGGTACGCGAGGAGATACGGGCGTGA
- a CDS encoding TetR/AcrR family transcriptional regulator, whose protein sequence is MSQETKEKLLEGALRTLTEQGIAKTSARSIAAAAGVNQALVFYHFGSVDDLLAAACRHGAEQRVSRYRERLGEIGTLTELLVFGREMHAEERSGGHVAVLGQLLAGAQTQPRLAPATAAGLELWIAEIEKVLVRVLAASPLGEFADPVGLARAVAASFVGLELYEGVDPGGAERALAALEQLTVLAAALDELGPVAQRAVRHKLRRSTRR, encoded by the coding sequence GTGAGCCAGGAGACCAAGGAGAAGCTGCTGGAGGGCGCGCTGCGCACGCTCACCGAGCAGGGCATCGCCAAGACCTCCGCCCGCTCCATCGCCGCCGCCGCCGGAGTCAACCAGGCGCTCGTCTTCTACCACTTCGGCTCTGTCGACGACCTGCTCGCCGCGGCCTGCCGTCACGGCGCGGAGCAGCGGGTGTCCCGCTACCGCGAACGGCTCGGTGAGATCGGCACGCTGACCGAACTCCTCGTGTTCGGGCGCGAGATGCACGCCGAGGAACGGTCCGGAGGCCATGTCGCGGTCCTCGGCCAGCTGCTCGCCGGAGCACAGACCCAGCCGCGCCTCGCGCCCGCCACCGCCGCGGGCCTGGAGCTGTGGATCGCCGAGATCGAGAAGGTACTGGTCAGGGTCCTCGCGGCATCTCCGCTCGGGGAGTTCGCCGACCCGGTGGGCCTCGCGCGCGCGGTCGCCGCGTCGTTCGTGGGTCTCGAACTGTACGAGGGCGTCGACCCGGGCGGCGCGGAGCGTGCGCTGGCCGCCCTGGAGCAGCTCACGGTCCTGGCGGCCGCCCTCGACGAGCTCGGTCCGGTGGCCCAGCGCGCCGTCCGGCACAAGCTGCGGCGCTCCACCCGCCGTTGA
- a CDS encoding response regulator transcription factor, which yields MRLLIVEDEKRLALSLARGLTAEGYAVDVVHDGLEGLHRASEGDYDLVVLDIMLPGMNGYRVCGALRAAGHDVPILMLTAKDGEYDEAEGLDTGADDYLTKPFSYVVLVARIKALLRRRGPAAGSPVLSVGDLRVETAARRVFRGTEEASLTAKEFAVLEQLAVRAGDVVSKAQILEHVWDFAYEGDPNIIEVYISSLRRKLGAERIQTVRGAGYRLVATT from the coding sequence ATGCGTTTGCTGATCGTGGAGGACGAGAAGCGGCTCGCTCTGTCCCTGGCCAGGGGACTGACGGCCGAGGGCTATGCCGTGGACGTGGTCCACGACGGTCTGGAGGGGCTCCACCGGGCCTCGGAGGGCGACTACGACCTCGTCGTCCTCGACATCATGCTGCCCGGCATGAACGGCTACCGCGTCTGCGGGGCGCTGCGCGCCGCGGGCCACGACGTCCCGATCCTGATGCTCACGGCCAAGGACGGTGAGTACGACGAGGCCGAGGGACTCGACACCGGTGCCGACGACTACCTGACCAAGCCCTTCTCGTACGTGGTCCTCGTCGCGAGGATCAAGGCCCTGCTCCGCCGCCGCGGTCCGGCCGCCGGTTCGCCCGTCCTGAGCGTCGGCGATCTGCGGGTGGAGACAGCGGCCCGCCGGGTCTTCCGCGGTACGGAGGAAGCCTCGCTCACCGCCAAGGAGTTCGCCGTTCTGGAGCAGCTCGCCGTGCGCGCGGGGGATGTGGTGAGCAAGGCGCAGATCCTGGAGCACGTCTGGGACTTCGCCTACGAGGGCGATCCCAACATCATCGAGGTCTACATCAGTTCGCTGCGCCGCAAGCTCGGTGCCGAGCGCATCCAGACCGTGCGCGGCGCGGGCTACCGTCTGGTGGCCACGACATGA
- a CDS encoding sensor histidine kinase has product MRSVRARAALGATLVVAVALIAAGVSVLLVLRTNLIDQTDLQAEVAARETASQVALGTALDRLDLPDGDERPVQIVDEKGRVRAVSEGLESISGTATGQVKPQGAVQPPPGDDDDDGQEQDDDPRPGEVSSAEPRFSTGSATVDGESAEYRFAAVEAANGDGLTLTVYAGAPLAPEQDAVNTVREAMLVGLPLLLVVVGGVTWLVTRRALQPVEGIRSEMAAITASEDLSRRVPEPGSRDEVARLARTTNETLAALEASVQRQRAFVADASHELRSPIASLRTQLEVGVAHPELLDVPGAVEDTVRLQQLAADLLLLARLDAGERPGNTRLDLAALVREETSQRTGDRIAVVVEAGEGLEVTGSRGQLARVLGNLLDNAQRHARTSVSASVTRQGRQVVLSVADDGDGVPDSERERIFERFVRLDDARSRDEGGAGLGLAIARDVAVRHGGTLELGRAAAGGALFELRLPAA; this is encoded by the coding sequence ATGAGGTCGGTGCGGGCGCGGGCCGCTCTGGGCGCCACGCTGGTCGTCGCGGTCGCCCTGATCGCCGCCGGAGTCTCCGTCCTCCTCGTGCTGCGGACCAACCTCATCGACCAGACGGATCTCCAGGCCGAGGTCGCGGCCCGCGAGACGGCGTCCCAGGTCGCCCTGGGCACGGCGCTCGACCGGCTCGACCTGCCCGACGGTGACGAGCGGCCGGTGCAGATCGTCGACGAGAAGGGCCGGGTACGGGCGGTGAGCGAAGGGCTGGAGAGCATCTCCGGCACCGCGACCGGCCAGGTGAAGCCCCAGGGTGCCGTCCAGCCGCCCCCCGGCGACGACGATGACGACGGGCAGGAGCAGGACGACGATCCGCGCCCGGGAGAGGTGTCGAGCGCCGAGCCGCGGTTCAGCACGGGCAGCGCCACGGTGGACGGCGAGAGCGCCGAGTACCGGTTCGCCGCGGTCGAGGCGGCGAACGGCGACGGTCTCACGCTCACCGTCTACGCGGGCGCACCGCTGGCTCCCGAGCAGGACGCCGTGAACACCGTGCGCGAAGCCATGCTGGTCGGGCTGCCATTGCTGCTGGTCGTCGTCGGCGGGGTGACCTGGCTGGTGACCCGTCGCGCCCTTCAGCCGGTCGAGGGCATCCGGAGCGAGATGGCGGCCATCACGGCGTCCGAGGATCTCTCCCGGCGCGTGCCGGAGCCCGGCTCGCGGGACGAGGTCGCTCGGCTGGCCCGGACGACCAACGAGACGCTGGCCGCGCTGGAGGCCTCCGTCCAGCGGCAGCGGGCTTTCGTCGCGGACGCCTCGCACGAGCTGCGCAGCCCCATCGCCTCGCTGCGCACCCAGCTCGAAGTGGGCGTGGCGCACCCGGAGTTGCTGGATGTGCCGGGCGCGGTGGAGGACACCGTGCGGCTTCAGCAGCTCGCCGCCGATCTGCTGCTGCTGGCCCGGCTGGACGCGGGGGAGCGGCCCGGGAACACCCGGCTGGACCTGGCCGCGCTGGTGCGCGAGGAGACGTCACAGCGGACGGGTGACCGGATCGCGGTGGTGGTGGAGGCCGGTGAGGGGCTCGAAGTGACCGGATCGCGCGGCCAGTTGGCGCGGGTGCTGGGCAATCTCCTGGACAACGCCCAGCGGCACGCGCGTACTTCGGTCAGCGCCTCGGTGACCCGGCAGGGGCGTCAGGTGGTGCTCAGTGTCGCGGACGACGGCGACGGGGTCCCCGACAGCGAACGGGAGCGGATCTTCGAGCGGTTCGTGCGCCTCGACGACGCCCGCAGCAGGGACGAGGGCGGCGCGGGCCTCGGGCTCGCCATCGCGCGCGATGTGGCGGTGCGCCACGGCGGAACGCTGGAGCTGGGCCGGGCCGCGGCGGGCGGCGCGCTCTTCGAGCTCCGCCTGCCCGCCGCGTAG